The following coding sequences are from one Onychomys torridus chromosome 16, mOncTor1.1, whole genome shotgun sequence window:
- the LOC118596850 gene encoding protein SCO2 homolog, mitochondrial has translation MVLLALGPKAWPRLSQFKPRVLLGIPGSGTLYVKSRHLSGQGQPQGPGLRTRLLITALFGAGLGWAWLAARAEKEQWRQQQRTEALRQAAVGQGDFSLLDHKGQPRCKADFRGQWVLMYFGFTHCPDICPEELEKLVKVVQKLETEPDLPLVQPVFISVDPERDDIAAMARYVQDFHPRLLGLTGSKEQVAQASRNYRVYYSAGPKDEDQDYIVDHSIAIYLLNPDGLFTDYYGRSRSAEQIVESVRRHIAAFRSILP, from the coding sequence ATGGTGCTACTGGCTCTAGGGCCCAAAGCTTGGCCCAGGCTCTCTCAGTTCAAACCTCGAGTCCTTCTCGGGATCCCAGGAAGTGGAACTCTGTATGTAAAGTCCCGACACTTGTCAGGGCAGGGCCAGCCCCAAGGCCCTGGGCTAAGAACGAGGCTGCTGATCACTGCCCTGtttggggctgggctgggctgggcctggCTGGCAGCAAGAGCTGAGAAGGAGCAGTGGCGCCAGCAGCAGCGGACAGAGGCCCTGCGCCAGGCTGCTGTGGGTCAGGGCGACTTCAGCCTACTGGACCACAAAGGCCAGCCCCGATGCAAAGCTGACTTCCGAGGCCAGTGGGTGCTGATGTACTTTGGCTTCACTCACTGCCCTGACATCTGCCCCGAGGAGCTGGAAAAGCTGGTTAAGGTGGTACAGAAGCTGGAGACAGAGCCTGACCTGCCTCTGGTACAGCCTGTCTTCATCTCCGTGGACCCAGAGCGGGATGACATAGCAGCCATGGCCCGGTACGTGCAGGACTTCCACCCGAGACTGCTGGGTCTGACTGGCTCTAAAGAACAAGTGGCCCAGGCTAGTCGCAACTACCGTGTATACTACAGCGCTGGTCCCAAGGATGAGGACCAGGACTATATTGTGGACCACTCCATCGCCATTTACTTGCTCAACCCAGACGGTCTCTTCACAGACTACTATGGTCGGAGCAGGTCAGCAGAGCAGATTGTAGAGAGTGTACGTCGGCACATAGCTGCCTTCCGTAGCATCCTGCCCTGA